ACATGTAGTTTGCCTACATATACTGAACCCTACAAAATACTGAAAAGGAAAACCATATATTTTTCTGTCATACATACACAAACTGGGAAATACTTTCAGTTATGAATCAAAGACCTAACAGTTAACTCAATCAAAAGACATTGTAGAAATGGCCAAGGAAAGAAttacaaagaaaagaaaagaaatgaaataaTCCTTTACGAAATTGTATGGACAAAATATCCTGTTGTCAAACTGTGACACAAACATGTACAATTACGCTAAGCATGAATTTACTTTTTTATGAACTGCCACTATCAAGAAGTTGACTTAACAATTTCACGTAGGCGGCCATCCATGATTAGAGAGACGGTCTCCAGGAAGGTAGTTTCACTTGTTCCAGGGAGCACACAATCCTTTGCTTCTTGGACAATCTCCTCCATAATGGATTCCTTATTCAAGGTTTTTCTGCACATTATGCTTCCAATTTCAAAGGGAGTGAGACCTTTCTGAACTCCCTTCTTCAAGAGCATGGTGGAGATGCAAAGGGTGCGAGCGCATTCAACGGACAACTCCCATCCATGGAACTTCAGAATTGCAATATCCTCTTCTGCGTCCAGCAAATTTATGTACTCAACTACCTCATCAGAGTACGGAACACGAGCTTGTGGCCAATAAAGCCAGTCAAATGTACACTCTTCAAACTGCACGAACAAAAAAATCAAGCAAGGTTAGAATAGTGAATTATCAAAGAACGGTAATATTTTAAGATCAATGCGTCTTGAATTGTGCAAAACAATTTGAAGCTTCTCTACCATTGTCCAACCAAGACACAAGATAACAATTCAATATGGCATAAGTTTGATACTAGAAGTTTACAAGCAAAATGATGagaatatttaatttaatttaattttttttaaaaaaggcaACTAaccatgaaaaaaaaattgagtgattGATAGGGAAAACTTAAAATAAGACAAAGACCagaaaattcataacataactatatTCCAGCACAATCAGCAATGAATTAAAGGAGGTGGGTACTTACGCTTTCAGGCAAGCAGTACCCATGATCAATTGGAATCAGCTCAGTCTGGCCATTTTCTCCTTTTCTTAGCAATATATTCCCAGCATGCCTATCAGCATTTGCCAACCTTATATCCAACACAGAGATTTTCTGTACTTCCTTAACCGGAAAAGACCCAGGACCCATATCCTCACAACTTCCATCATTGTCCATGAATTTCTGCAGTGATCCAAGCTTGGGAGTCATATCACCAGAATGGTTGAATTCTTTGTGAAAGCACTTGACCAGAAACGTGGGTGGGACACCAGCAAAGCCCTCTTTATCACCAATGAAAGAGCGGTGGCCATTCATTGGATGATCCAAAAGGTATGCTGCAACTTCTCTCAATGCTCCTTCTCCAACTCTTGTTCCTTTCTTCAAACCCTCTCCGTCTAATGACAATGGAAGCCCCCTAGGATTATTTACAGCCATGGGCTCTTCATCCATTGGTTTGAACACAGAAATATACTTTTTCCCTGATGAGTCCAGCATAAAATATGCTCCTCCTGTACCCTCTAAAGACCTGACTGGATGATTCCCGCTACTTAATCCATCAAGCGAAGCATTAACCATGTCCTTCATCACCGAGGGCAATTTGATCTTGTGGTTGACAATAAAAGGCTCCAACACAGGTTCCTTGTTAGAAGGCTTCTTAGGCAAAAGCACTTTCCCAACTTCAGGTTGCATCTTATTATTTTTCCCCTTAACTCCATTGCTTCCCGTATCATTCAAATCAGATGCCACAATAGACAGTTCAAAGTTCTTCTCAACAGGTCTAGCACGAACTTTCGCAGATTTCCTAATCAACAAATGAATAACAGCATCATTATGTTTACTGATATCATCAATAAGTCTCTGATCCTCAAGTTGCTCCCCGTTGCAAACAACTTCTTGCTCCTCAAGATCAACAAATTCCTTCCCTTTCTTAGCAATCTTTTGCTTAACATACCTAACATCTCTACCCCGTTCCACATGGAAAGTATACTCCTTCCCAGAAGTAGTTCGAACTTTGATGACCTGAAGATCCGAAAGCTTAAGAACCAAATGCAAAACATTTCCATCTGCAACTCCATAATCCCGGAGCAGCGAATTGCTCCGAGCCAGCTCCCGGCCTCCACAAACCAACTTCTGGTTCTTCACCACAAACCCTTTATATGTTTGAATCCTAAGCTTCACTGACTCGATGGAATCAGACTCCAAAACACTCATTGGGATAATAGATCCCGAGACTGAGAGATATATCAAAATAGACTCGCTAGAGACCAAATCAGACAGAGCTCGGAAAATATTATGAGAAATTAAAGGCTCATTGCAAATGGGACTAAGCGCAGCTATACCAGCCGAAGACATTTTCTTTTCAGTTCAGGACGAGTCTAGGAATTTCACAGCTTTCGAAAAACCCAACTCACAACCTCCAAAACCCACAAATATTACAAGAATACATACATTTTTAAATCCTAAAGAGACCACCTGATCAATAAACACCAGATGATCTAAGAAACCCCCAATTCAGCCAAAAATCGAAACCCTAAGCCCACCTCCaaaaggaaaagagagagagagagagataaatcTCTACAAAAACAACCTCACACCCTACCTAGACAACCATGGCCAATGAACAAAACCCAATATtccaattttcttattttttcaatggggaaaagaaaaagaaaaaaaaaaacgaaaagGGTTACGACAGCCTTGGCACAAACTGATcagactccaagaaaaatgacaATTCTTACCAAAATAATGAGACTTGAGAGAAGGAACTGAATCAAAGCTCAACACTCAATCTTGGCAAGCCCTTCAACAACTGCAAATTTtcgttctttctttctttctttttcttgtttgGTTTTGGGTGAAATGGCAGAGAAAATGTCGAGAGAGAAACGAAGACTTGAACGAAGGAAGATATTGTTAACGCGTAAAGAGCTTGACTTTTTCGACGAAGTTTCCAATCTATATCTCTTCGTCTTTGTATGCCCCTTTTGGTAATTTTAGTACAGCTCTGACCGTTGTGTCTTGTTGACACGTTACACACTTTGTTTGTTCTCCAAGttgtaaaaattaaaatgttAGGAGCAATGCCAAATTGGTCATGACTCATGATTGCGTGTATTGTCCAACCCTATGCTGCCACGTGGAGTAAAACAAGGTTTTTAGAGGATATGTATCATGTATGGTATGATGTGGAGAATTTTTTTTGCTTTTGTATAATATGATTTTTTTGGTAGGTGGACAGCTCAGAGCTCActaatagtaattttttttttttttgacaaagctCACTAATCACTGTCTAACATATTTTTTTAGAAGTGATTAAATTAACGGAAGTATTCTATTCTACCGTCTAtctaattagaaaataaaaaatatatatatattctattttaCTAAAAAAAACGAAATAAGTCGCATTATTCTATGTTTTATGTCTGTCGGTTCAAATTGTCTTTGCTATGATAACTTTAGCcgaaagaaattaaaaaaaaagtgcaAAATCTTTTGATGGTGTTATTAGtccaattaaattaatttaattagacAATGTACTAATAAATTATGATTGTCAATTTTAGTGGCATATTCATAAATCCGTTACAAGTGGCATATTTCAAATTGAGGTTTAGTCAATATTTGCACTAAGAGAgtgttaattattatttttattttttcaaaagaatctatctagatattatttttcttaattttgttttttaatcaaataaaatataattatgaataaaaataaaagtataaGGAGGCTCTACCACAACGTGGCTCCATAACTGCCTCCCAAGAatatctattattattattatagttaaATGATGAGAAAATATTAATTTGGTCCATGTATTTTGTTCGAATACTggtttttatgttttgttaaatgataaaatggaccctgtgttttgcaaaataaaataaaatgataccATAAATCCGATTTTAGTCAAACACTTTTTCAATATAACTAAAATACAATTTCTGAagtaataaatttattaaataataaaaaatgaaaaaaaaacatatatttaattttattttatttttctttactctttcctctctcttctcttcccCTTCTTTTGCGATCTTTTTTCGGACTCCTAAGGAGGGGGTAATTGTGTCAATCAGAATCTCATGATCCgcaaggggaaagactgggtaaaagttgtgcaatcccacatcatcTGGGGAAGATCAAGTGTGATGATTTTAAGACTGTGTAAGTAtgagactacacaattgaagatggcttaaattgatcgatgggtactacctatgccaacaagatgcatcttcttttcagtagcccatcacttgagaactccaaagttaagtgtacttgacctggagtaatctcataaTGGGTGAcaagaagttttcccaggaatcgtgcgagtgagaacaaagcacgctggaaagacttatGTTAGTTTGCATGgttagtcgtcattccaggaagcagccataatgacgtagggcgttacaatataagTAACATGTTACCTTTCAGAGTTACTTTctgatatatatatactagatataagaAACGTACAATGCACTTTTAAGATTTTTGCCTCCCGAATTATGACATATATATTATTGTGCCTCCTGATTTTTTCAGGTCGTTAAAAATTCCTCCTGAACTATTCACAATGTTGTAGAGcaggacttccgtccaattttgTCCAATATGGTTAACGACATGCTGATGTGGCTCTTTACTTGTTGACGTGTCATGGGCACGTCAGCGCCAcatgtataatttaaaatattaaaaaactattttttattaaaaataaataaatttaaaataaatcattacactacaaataatttaaattaaatcaaatcttacaaaactaactttttttataaattatgatttatttttaatttattaaattttcatattttttaaaaatattattaaattaatttttttaaagtacacattatatttattaaattagtatcattgtcatataaatttcaaataaataaataatattatatataaaagaatgacataaatatattaaataaaaattaaaccaaaacgttgtttataattttttaaatttatatataatatgataacctttttaaatataaatgataaattttttaataaaaattaatattatatattatatattattattattatagttatatctcataatatttaaatttatatatctaatattaataataatattttataatatttgaattcatattaatataattagtaaaaaaatagaattatatACTATTatcataatattattttataatatttaaatttatcttagttattaaatatctagtcttgtttcatatattattataataatgatattttataatatttgaatttgaatttgaatttatattaatataattattatatatgtagtcttatattaaatattattataataataatattttataatatttgaatttatattaatataattaataaatatctatttttaagttagttttaaaggtatattttgttaaatatttataatatttcgttaaagttaaaaacaaaccgttaaaacaaaaaaatttcctatttcacacactttttatatagaagagatatatttttatttttaaagtaaTTGTAtccatattattataaatatagaaAACTAGTTACCTTGGTGATATCCTAGATCTTAATTGTAAAACCtcaaccaaaaataaataaataaaaaaactaaaatccaATAGTATAAAGCTCTATAAGGTAAGAAGAGTCCATATCACACAACTACAACATAAActtgaaagagaaagagagaaacaaGAACCATAAaattgttttgaaaaaaaaaaagtggtcTTCCAAAGCTTTTGATGCAAGAAAACTATTTACATGGTAAGTTAAAGGATGCAAGATTTTCTCCATTCATGGTATTAGAAAAGTCTAAAGAAATCTTTAGAAAAGAAAAATAGGGTCCAAAGAATtaaatactattcatttatttACCTTTGATTTTGTCTTCTAACTTCTCCACTTCTTCCTCCCCACCATTCATTTATTGTTAGACAAATAATACCTCTTCTCGATCCATCCATAAATTTGCACATAGCCTTGGCAACTGCAACGCCTCAATCTCACAATCCTCAACCACAAACTACAGCAATCAAATTCTCAACTCTTctattaaatgaaaaaaaaaaagctcataacAACAATGGTCAGGAAATGGCAAATATATTTAGGTTTTAGAACAACAAAGCATGTTCAATCGAGTATTGTTATTCAAAAAAAGAAGTCTTTAggtataaattttaaacaaagcCTCCAAAGCAAATGTTATTTAGGGTGCATTTGGAAAACCACTTGTAATTGGAAATGAgtgtaattcaaaataattattcaatttGGTTTGTTTATCTAACCGTGTAATTAAGTAATAACTATGTAATTAGAAGTAATAAATGGACCTCAATTACACTCTCTAATTCTCATAGTATCCTATTAGAATTTGGTGTGATTactgattattattaattttaaatagtatttattatataatattatttttatatgcaATTACTATTGTTTTTACCAAACATGACAATAAAAATTCATAACTAATTACCACTTGACATCTAAATacaccttgtattttaaaatatatattaattactcTGCTATATAATTACTACACAATTGTTTACACGGCCTAATTTTTACACAATTGTTTCCAAACAAACgtttcaaaaaaaatattacaattcaaCAAAGCAAACTAAGAAGGCCATAGGGCAGAGGGCCTAGATTTCTGTCTTGAAAGTCTTTGAACATAGTCACACTGAACATTTTTGCCAGCATACTTTGATTGCATGCATATGTTTCCCTTGAAACTCTCATGTTTGGAACTGGTTTGCTCTCGACTTACATTTATTGATTCGTTGGCCAGATTTCCAGTACATGACCAAGTTGCTCCGCGTTGTCTCAATCTTCACTGGGACGAATTCGCCAACAGAATATTTGAGGCTACAACTGGGATTCATTAACCTTAGAGTTGAACACAAAGCTAGGAAATGCTAGAGATATGTCCCTGAAGAAACAAATAACAAAGTCAAGTCCAGAAAAATGCCACATTTTGCTCAATTTGCGATGTTTAAATGTTGTAAATTGAGACATACATTAAGTATGGGAGAGTCATGTTTTTTAGTAAAGAAGGATTCTTCTCTACATATTCCTTCCATTCTTCTTCATCGATCCTACCATCTCCTTTCGAATCTGCTTCTGCAAATGTCTGTGTGACATGGTAAGAAGCATAAGCACCGAAACCAGAAAAAAAACTGAGAGAGTTTAGAGGAACAGCTAGCAGTGTTATTTGATGATACCTTGCCTACAATCATCTCAACAACATCTTCTGATAAGGTCAGATCAGATTCCTTCAAAAGAGCCTGCACCATATCCTTCAACTGTTTTCCAATAATAAGAAGAGGGTTTTATGTGATTTGTTTCAAGTGTTACTGCTGAATGAGAATACAGTAACACATTGGTCAAATAAAACTAGCTAGTGAGTACTTTTAAAGTGATTTTGACTAAAAATGACCAAAACATAGGatcattaaaagaaaaaaaaggcatTATATTATTCCAGAAGAGTTAGCAGCCATGTAAGACTTACCTCTTCACGTTCGATGTAGCCAGTTTGCCTGAGATCGTATAATTTAAATGCATCTGCAAAACACATATTTGTACTCCCTTTAGTTGCATTAAAGAAGCACATTGGCAGTGAACTTGCCTTAAAAGAACTAGGAATTAGTGTTCACTATTTGAACATATTTCTTACACTTAATCTTGACTGCTTCTGGAGTTTTTGGGTGAAAAATACTTAAAGTTTGAACAAATTCTCCAAACTCGATACACCCATTGCGATTGACATCAAATAGATTAAATATCTGCCaaagataaaataaatatcaaatgtaTGCCAAGTGTGACAGAATTCAAAGCTCAGGCTATGAAGTGGTTTTGAAGTTTAGTACATCAGAGAGAATACAATTGACAATCACTTCAAACTACTGAAAATAATGAACACTGGGATGAAATGAGTTTAACTTCAACTCATATGATATGATAGAGAGAAAGATCAAGAAACTAAAGGAGAGCAAGACATCCACACAACATTTCAGTTATATAAATCTATAACCTTTTATGTCAAGGGTATCTAAAATTGAATAGGAAACACATAATAACAGAACATGAGTAATCATTTTCTTCCCTTATTCTAAAAAAAGTACATTAAAAAGTATGAGCCTATGCAAACATTGGTGTGTCATACCCTGTCTAAGAAAAGGTTCCTCTTATCACAACTCTGGAAAAGTGCAAGCTGAAGTTCTTCCTAATCAACAAATAAAGCATAGATTAGCTCAATGAGATTGCAAAGAAAGATAATCCATAATCATTATAAAACCAAATACCACTTACTCAATTGGATTAATAATTGTTATAACAATGAAGAAAAAAAGCATACCTTGTGTATAAGTCCATCTTGGACAACGGAACTACTTACTTTCATAAACAGCTCATATAAGGCCTGGATCTCGCTCACAGTAACTGCCAAACAAGAAGAACAGTCAGATTCCAACATTTCACTCTTACAACATTTTACCATACCAAGATCAAGATTATATCTTCACGCATTACACAAATGGCTCAAAGCCAAACCATGTCTAGCAGGAACCATATACATAATGCTTGTGTACTGATCCTATATTTCACTTAGAACTAGACTTAATTATGACAGACAATAAGGAAATTAACCAGCACAAAAAGCTAGGAGAGCTTAATGCTCCGACCCAGATGTTAGTTTTGCTTTGTCTGAAACTCACATGGCGTCTTTGAAGCAAGAAGAGCATAATCCTCCGACCCGGATGGTTGTCTGCATTTGTTTCTCGAATTGGCTCGGTCTCTTTTGGAGATTTTGCCACCCATATCCTAATGATGAAATTCTAGAAAACCATGAGTAGGTTTTTATAAAAATGGTCAACGTTTGAGCCTGTGATTTTTCTATGAATGCATACTATTTTAGCCTTATAAGACAAAAGAAGTCTCAACTCTACTTGAACTTATCACATGCCACAGCCAGACCTGACGCAGATTTCTGGCCATTTAATCAGAAACTTTTGGGGGCCTGGCAAAACGACTTGTCGTTTCCGAACCTCAAATGATAGAGACTTTGTTGTTATTAATAAGCTCGGACAATAAAATGTCGTTTTTCACTATTTCTTTAAAaggatttctttttttttttttttttgttaaaggtAAGGATTTTCTCATTCACTTGAATATAACTTGATGTATTTTGCAACCATCTGTTAAAAATTACTCCTCCAGAACAGTCAGCTATATTTAGCAAATTAGTACTTCTAGTAAGCTTTTATTAGTTGCAATGGATTGGTTTTACAAAATGCAAAAATAAGGCATAACAAATCCCCGGAGAAGAATTGAAATTTGCATAAAATGAATACAAACAAATTATGCAGGCTCTTCCATGTTTCAGAAAGCTTGGTTGGCGCCTGCATTTCACTATAATCAGATCTATCATCTGAAACCGCTCTTGAGCTTCTTAGGAGGTTTTCTTAGAACAAAACAGTGGTTATCTTTATTTTCAATAGACCAATTTCATGTCATTAAAGCAGAATATAGCATTAGCAAGTACTTGTAGCAAGGTGCATGTGTGATCATCGATTGATGATTCTGCAAAATTCGATCGCTAGAAAAGCTGCGTTATGCTGCAACCAGGTTACCCTGACAACAAACACAGGCTACCACAATCCCGAGCACAGCTCCGGCAAGGACCTGAGATGGAGTATGGCCAAGAAGCTCTTTTAGCTTTCTTTGGCTGATGGGATGTCCTTGAAACAAGTCCTCCACAATCATGTTAAGAACCTGAATGCATTCATAGATAGATTGTTATAAGTAATAAGTGTAAGAAAGAGGAATTACACTCATCCCAACTAACATAAGCAGAAAGTTTGCAAATTGACAATATTTTTTACAAGTTTACCAAAAATGCTGTTCTCTTTTTGCAAAGTTCAGTCCATGAACAGTAGAAGAAGAGTGTAATAATATTCATACATGTCATGGAAATCCGTGACATGTGCAAAGCAGAATTTCAAGTTCGAGTTCTTTAACATTTCTAGAAAAGAAGACAACGAATAGAAAGATATATTCTGGATGATCTGAAATTTCCACTAAAAGCCAAATTCAAAACCTACCATTTTCAGTAACTGAAATTACTCCAAGCCATATTAATATAGTTGAAAAAATATAGCCATAATAAAGATTAGGGAATTTTGTATACAAAAAGGTATAACACCAAATTCTGAAACTTGAAAATTCTAACTTTGGGAACTAAACACTTTGAACTCTTATTCATAGCATCATACGAGATCATATGGGTTTTTATTCAAGCAAAATGAATTGATCAAATTTCAGACACTTAAAAGAAATAATTCAATTTCAAATGCAACTAATTATCACTTGAAGAGCTCAATTCGGTTTTCTAACataataacttttaattaatacCTTTTATTATATGAAATGGATTCTCACCTACCCCTAACGCTATCATTCAATGCCTATTTCATATCTTCATAAATGGAACTCTTTGTTCTAACAAGGTCCCACATTACATATCATCCAGCATTGAATGCTCAATCCTTAAAACATATGTTTTCTTGTCAAAAGTGGGGACAAGAAAACAATAAAACGTTTTCAATATTAAAAAATTGAAACGTTACTTTACAATGTAACAGTACTAGAACAAACTCAACACATATGAAACACGAACAACACAAACAACTGGTGAAGTTTCAGTATTGACAACCCAAGAATTCATTAACAAATTCCTACCTCGGCTTGCATACCAGCATGTCGACGAACTCCAATGGCGTCATACATAACAATCAGACTAAACCCTAAACAAACCGGAAATAACGAATCTGCTACGCCATGACAGAGAGCCACCGAGGTCGAGAGAGCCGTGCACAGCGCCGAATGCGACGAGGGCATCCCGCCCGAAgcgaaaaaaaatctaaaatccCATTTCTTTTCCACAAAAAAGTTCAGCAAAACCTTAGTCGATTGAGCAAAGAACCAAGCGAACATCCCCGAAACGAAAGTCGGATTCGCGGCCAGTTGGGCCACAACGGGACTAATCTTAACCTTGGCATTCGTAGTGACACTCAACAGAGCTATTCCAAGCCCACTGCTCTGCAAATACTTGACGCCATTACCGTCTACGACCTTCTCCGAATCACGAGAAGCTTGTATAGACGAAACCCATCTGTGAGTTCGAGCGAAAAGTGAGGTTTTAAGGCTTTGAAGTATAGGGGCCAAGATGGTCAGTGGCTTCAAGAGATAGTCGTAAGTGAAGGAATTTGACTCTGGGTTTTGGGGATTTGAAGGAGTTGATAATGGTCTGTAAGAGACAGAGATAGACGAGGTTCTGAGCTTGTAAGGGAATCTGAAGAAAGAAAAATGTCTTACGCTGAGGGGTTTGGTCTTAGGAGTCGAAAGGCTAAAACTGAAAGAATCGAACGTGGGTTTTAGTATTACAGAGTCCATAAAGATGGGTACTACTCTACTCTCTCTCTAGCAGTAGCAGAGAACTTGACAGCATTTCAGagaagaaaaacagagagagctCAAGAAAAGGCTCGAAATAAAGAGGAACTGTTATGCAAAACGACTATGTTATACCATGGTTGTAAACAAAGAAAGAAATCAcgatatttaataataaattaccgAAATGCCATTGAGAAGTGAAGAAAGCACCAATAGAAGCAGCGAATCGAATATGCTAGAGCATTTATCCTTTTGTTTTTAGTtaattgttcttttttttttaaattgttcttGGTATGttgtatatatacttatatactGTATGGCGTATGCATGAGTAGCAATACGGACGGTTGTGTTGTGCGGACTGAGACTTTTTTGTTGGTCCAAATGTGCAAGTGCTTTGTTAGACTCTAATATCTTCAATCAAACATACAACTGAATGAGATTGGAATATAATTAATTTACTTTTGGGAGGATtataaacgagttttagacttGTTTATTTGTGTCTTTTTAAGTGTTTaggtttgttttgttctattttatgcTTGTTTTAATATGTTTTCAAGTGTGGAAGGAATTTGAGATTTTGATATGGAAACTAGGTGAAAATGCCGACAAAAAGATGAAAAAATGGCAAAAACAAATATTTTAGAGCAAAAACTGTAACTGCACTAATGTCATCCTGATGCAAATTTTTAATGAATggtgttttggtcatttcatgtTTAGGAAAAATGCTGATCAAGTTTAAATTACGATTTTGGAGATGAAAAAAAAGCTCTTTTTGCATACCTAGACTTGAAGAAGAGTATTAGGATCACTTTGAAA
This genomic interval from Humulus lupulus chromosome 8, drHumLupu1.1, whole genome shotgun sequence contains the following:
- the LOC133797497 gene encoding uncharacterized protein LOC133797497, producing the protein MDSVILKPTFDSFSFSLSTPKTKPLSVRHFSFFRFPYKLRTSSISVSYRPLSTPSNPQNPESNSFTYDYLLKPLTILAPILQSLKTSLFARTHRWVSSIQASRDSEKVVDGNGVKYLQSSGLGIALLSVTTNAKVKISPVVAQLAANPTFVSGMFAWFFAQSTKVLLNFFVEKKWDFRFFFASGGMPSSHSALCTALSTSVALCHGVADSLFPVCLGFSLIVMYDAIGVRRHAGMQAEVLNMIVEDLFQGHPISQRKLKELLGHTPSQVLAGAVLGIVVACVCCQGNLVAA
- the LOC133797496 gene encoding phosphatidylinositol 4-kinase gamma 4-like, whose product is MSSAGIAALSPICNEPLISHNIFRALSDLVSSESILIYLSVSGSIIPMSVLESDSIESVKLRIQTYKGFVVKNQKLVCGGRELARSNSLLRDYGVADGNVLHLVLKLSDLQVIKVRTTSGKEYTFHVERGRDVRYVKQKIAKKGKEFVDLEEQEVVCNGEQLEDQRLIDDISKHNDAVIHLLIRKSAKVRARPVEKNFELSIVASDLNDTGSNGVKGKNNKMQPEVGKVLLPKKPSNKEPVLEPFIVNHKIKLPSVMKDMVNASLDGLSSGNHPVRSLEGTGGAYFMLDSSGKKYISVFKPMDEEPMAVNNPRGLPLSLDGEGLKKGTRVGEGALREVAAYLLDHPMNGHRSFIGDKEGFAGVPPTFLVKCFHKEFNHSGDMTPKLGSLQKFMDNDGSCEDMGPGSFPVKEVQKISVLDIRLANADRHAGNILLRKGENGQTELIPIDHGYCLPESFEECTFDWLYWPQARVPYSDEVVEYINLLDAEEDIAILKFHGWELSVECARTLCISTMLLKKGVQKGLTPFEIGSIMCRKTLNKESIMEEIVQEAKDCVLPGTSETTFLETVSLIMDGRLREIVKSTS
- the LOC133797498 gene encoding calcineurin B-like protein 7, with product MGGKISKRDRANSRNKCRQPSGSEDYALLASKTPFTVSEIQALYELFMKVSSSVVQDGLIHKEELQLALFQSCDKRNLFLDRIFNLFDVNRNGCIEFGEFVQTLSIFHPKTPEAVKIKYAFKLYDLRQTGYIEREELKDMVQALLKESDLTLSEDVVEMIVGKTFAEADSKGDGRIDEEEWKEYVEKNPSLLKNMTLPYLMDISLAFPSFVFNSKVNESQL